The Synechococcus sp. RS9909 genomic interval GTTGTGAGCAGCGCGAACACCGAACTCCTCCTGCTCGCCCCTGAACTGCTTGGCGAATCCCTGGCCCTCCAGCTCAGCCAGCGCTTCTCCGATCTGGAGATCAGGCTCAGGGCCGAGGCTCTCAACGGATCTCCCTGCCTGGTGATCTGGTCGATCGAACCAGCAGGCACCCTCGAGACCATCCGCCGGGAGCTTCGCCATCTGCAGGAGCGTTGGCAGCCCGCCGCTCTGCTGCTGCTGCTTCCGGCCCATCTGCAGCTGAGCTCAAGCGATCTGCTGACCCTTGATTGCCCCGGTTTGTTGCAGGATCCGGATCTGCAGACCCTGGCGGAGGCGATCACCACCCTTCGCGGAGGGGGACGGGTGGTGCGGCTACGGCAGGAGCGCGCGGCGGCTGAAGCGACAACGCCCGCCTCGACCATGGGGCTGGGGCAATGGCTGCTGGTGAGCGGTCTGCAACAGATCAGCCAGGATCTTCAGGTGATCGAAGCGCTGCTGAATCCCCCGCCGGAGCACCTGCTGCTGCGCCTTGTGCTGGAGGGCCGTCAGCGGGAACTGCGCAGTGCCCGTGATCTGTTGCTCTGGCTCTGGGGTCCCCTGGAGATGGGTCTGACCGATGCCGTGCCGCTGCGCCGCTCCAGCGATCGGCCTGGCCACTCCCGTGATGAAGCGAGGGAAGACACCGTGGCGATCACCCTGCGTGAGCGCCATGCCACCGCGGTGTGGGCCGCCATTCAGGAGCGGCTCAATGGCGCCGTGAACGCAGGCCTGGGCAACGCCACCGGCAGTCTGCTGGCGATCGAAGGGCTCCATCCGGAACGGCGTCGAGACCTGTTGCTGGCACTTCTCCAGCAACTCGACCGGGTGATGGCCCGCCTGCGCAGCGAGGGCAGCCTCGAGGGGACCCTTCAGGACAACTGGCATGCTCTGCAACCGGAACTGCGACGCCAGGCCCTGCAGGCCATGGCTGGCAGCTACGTGCGACTGCCCCAGGGCGAGAGTCTTCAGCCCGTAGCCGCCTCCCTCCTCGCCCAGGCTGATTTCGACCAGGGGGATGACGAGCTGCCCGATCCACGCCGCATGCTCGAACCACTCCTGCTCGACCAGCCCGTGCTGGTGGACGGGCAGCTGTTGCCGGCGGATCATCCCCGGGCCCTGCTGCAGCTGGAGACCCTGGTGAGCAACTGGCTGGTGCGCACCGCCGAACTGATCAGCGCCGAACTGATCAGCGCCTGCAGCGCCTGGCCGGAACTGCGTCGCTATCTTCTCGATCAGCGCCTGATCTCCACCCGGGAGCTCGAGCGACTGCGCAACCAACTCAACAACCAAAGCCGCTGGCAGGACTGGATTCAGCGACCGATTCGCCTCTACGAAAGCCGTCGATTGCTGTATCGGCTCAAGGCCGGTCGCATCGAACCGCTGTTGCTCACCGAGCCCCGCGACAGTGAATTGCGTCAACTCGGTTGGTGGCAACAACAGGTGGCTCTGCTGCTCGAGGCCCGTGATGCCCTGGCCCCGCAGATTCAGGCCCTGGTGCGCACGATCGGTGACCTGATGGTGGTGGTGCTGACCCAGGTGGTGGGTCGAGCCATCGGACTGATCGGTCGGGGCATCGCCCAGGGCATGGGGCGAAGCCTGAGCAGCCGGCCAGCCGGCCGTGGCTGAGCCGGAGCGTCAGAATGCCGCCTGCTCTGGAGATCGGATGGCCCGCCTGCTGCAAGCGCTGCTGAGTGTCTGTCTTGCCTTTCTGATGATCGTGCCGCCAGCGCAGGCGGGCCGCGACGACGACGCATACGACGGCAACATCTTTGCCCTCTATGCCGGCAACGGCTCCCTGGTGCCACCCGCCACCAGCCTCGACGACGCCCTCGCCGCGGGCCGCACGAGTGTGCTCGTTTTTTATCTCGATGACAGCCGCACGAGCAAAGCCTTTGCCCCCTCCGTCTCGGAACTGCAACGGCTCTGGACCCGAAGCATCGACCTGATGCCCCTCACCACCGACGCCCTCCAGGGTCGCGCTGACCAGGGCCCGACCGACCCGGCCCATTACTGGAGCGGACACATCCCCCAGGTGGTGGTGATCGATGGTGCGGGCTCCGTGCTCCTCGACGCCACGGGGCAGGTGCCCCTCGACCGCATCAACGCGGCCATCAGCAAGGC includes:
- a CDS encoding DUF3685 domain-containing protein; this encodes MSSANTELLLLAPELLGESLALQLSQRFSDLEIRLRAEALNGSPCLVIWSIEPAGTLETIRRELRHLQERWQPAALLLLLPAHLQLSSSDLLTLDCPGLLQDPDLQTLAEAITTLRGGGRVVRLRQERAAAEATTPASTMGLGQWLLVSGLQQISQDLQVIEALLNPPPEHLLLRLVLEGRQRELRSARDLLLWLWGPLEMGLTDAVPLRRSSDRPGHSRDEAREDTVAITLRERHATAVWAAIQERLNGAVNAGLGNATGSLLAIEGLHPERRRDLLLALLQQLDRVMARLRSEGSLEGTLQDNWHALQPELRRQALQAMAGSYVRLPQGESLQPVAASLLAQADFDQGDDELPDPRRMLEPLLLDQPVLVDGQLLPADHPRALLQLETLVSNWLVRTAELISAELISACSAWPELRRYLLDQRLISTRELERLRNQLNNQSRWQDWIQRPIRLYESRRLLYRLKAGRIEPLLLTEPRDSELRQLGWWQQQVALLLEARDALAPQIQALVRTIGDLMVVVLTQVVGRAIGLIGRGIAQGMGRSLSSRPAGRG
- a CDS encoding thylakoid membrane photosystem I accumulation factor; protein product: MARLLQALLSVCLAFLMIVPPAQAGRDDDAYDGNIFALYAGNGSLVPPATSLDDALAAGRTSVLVFYLDDSRTSKAFAPSVSELQRLWTRSIDLMPLTTDALQGRADQGPTDPAHYWSGHIPQVVVIDGAGSVLLDATGQVPLDRINAAISKATGLPAPEGSSTSLSFNELNTEIQTR